In Nicotiana tabacum cultivar K326 chromosome 11, ASM71507v2, whole genome shotgun sequence, a single window of DNA contains:
- the LOC107794199 gene encoding pleiotropic drug resistance protein 2-like yields MEGTLGRPDELAKSLSRRSLSKSGRRPSFGSISGRSWASASVREVFSAATGGDVFQTSARENDDEEELKWAAIERLPTYDRLRKGILKQTLDDGKVNYQQVDVANLRFQDRKQLLESILKFVEDDNERFLTRLRDRTDRVGIEIPKIEVRFEHLCIDGDAYVGSRALPTLWNASINFVEGFLEKIKIVPSKKRVVNILRDVNGIVRPSRLTLLLGPPGAGKTTLLKALAGVPDKDIRVNGRISYCGHELSEFIPQRTCAYISQHDLHHGEMTVRETLDFAGRCLGVGTRYELLTELSRREKEAGVKPDPDIDAFMKATAVAGQESSLVTDYVLKILGMDICADTLCGDEMRRGISGGQKKRLTTGEMLVGPAKVFFMDEISTGLDSSTTFQIVKYMRQMVHVMDVTMIISLLQPAPETYDLFDDIILLSEAKIVYQGPRENVLEFFESVGFKCPERKGVADFLQEVTSLKDQEQYWFRKNEPYQYISVAEFAERFSNFHVGRQLSDDLGVPYDKSKVHPAALVTEKYGISNMELLKACLSREWLLMKRNSFLYIFKTFQITVMSIIAFTVFFRTQMKVGQITDGGKFYGALFFSLINVMFNGTAELALTVFRLPVFFKQRDSLFYPAWAFALPIWLLKIPLSFMESLIWIVLTYYTIGFAPAASRFFRQFLVFFALHQSALSLFRFIAALGRTLVVSSTFATFTILIVFVLGGFIVAKDDLEPWMKWGYYISPMTYGQNALAINEFLDERWSTPNNDPRFSEPTVGKVLLKARSMYTEDHVFWLCVVVLFAFSFLFNFFFILALTYLNPFGDSRSVISEDDKSKKYKRTGCSSASSAPMTEGIVMDVRNTNGLSIEEAKKRGMVLPFQPLSLAFNHINYYVDMPAEMKAQGVKEIRLQLLRDVSGAFRPGVLTALVGVSGAGKTTLMDVLAGRKTGGYIEGSINISGYPKNQSTFARISGYCEQNDIHSPHVTVYESLLYSAWLRLSPDVKEYTRKNFVEEVMELVELNPLRDSLVGLPGVDGLSTEQRKRLTIAVELVANPSIIFMDEPTSGLDARAAAIVMRTVRNTVDTGRTVVCTIHQPSIDIFEAFDELLLMKRGGQVIYAGPLGHHSHLLIAYFQSVPGVPGVKEGYNPATWMLDISAPAVEAQLQVDFADIYANSELYRRNQELIKELSIPAPGSQDLHFPTEYAQPFLEQCKACFWKQHLSYWRHPQYNAIRFAMTAMVGVIFGIIFWNKGDKVSKLQDLLNLVGAMYAAVMFLGGTNTSAVQSIVAVERTVFYREKAAGMYSALPYAFAQVAIETIYIAIQTLIYSLILYAMIGFHWTAGKFFLFYFFVFMCFVYFTMYGMMLVALTPNYHIAAIVMSFFLSFWNLFSGFLIPRTQIPIWWRWYYWASPVAWTIYGLVTSQVGDKNNLVEIPGGGEVPLKLYLKENFGFEYDFLGVVAAMHVVWAVFFCFVFAYAIKFLNFQRR; encoded by the exons ATGGAGGGAACATTAGGCCGGCCGGATGAGCTGGCCAAGTCACTGAGCCGGCGGTCCTTGAGTAAGAGCGGTCGAAGGCCGAGTTTTGGATCAATAAGTGGAAGGAGTTGGGCATCAGCTAGTGTTAGAGAAGTGTTTAGTGCAGCAACAGGAGGTGATGTTTTTCAAACAAGTGCAAgggaaaatgatgatgaagaagagctTAAATGGGCTGCTATTGAGAGACTTCCTACTTATGATAGGCTAAGGAAAGGAATTTTGAAGCAAACATTGGATGATGGAAAGGTTAATTATCAACAAGTTGATGTTGCCAATCTTAGGTTTCAAGATAGGAAACAGCTCTTAGAAAGTATTCTTAAATTTGTTGAAGATGATAATGAGAGGTTCCTTACTAGACTCAGAGACAGGACTGATAG AGTTGGAATTGAGATTCCGAAGATTGAAGTTCGGTTCGAGCATCTTTGTATTGATGGAGATGCATATGTGGGATCTAGAGCACTGCCTACTCTCTGGAATGCTTCCATCAATTTTGTGGAG GGGTTTCTTGAAAAGATCAAGATTGTCCCTTCAAAGAAAAGGGTTGTCAACATACTGCGCGATGTGAATGGAATCGTCAGACCTTCAAG gtTGACGCTACTTCTGGGGCCTCCGGGTGCTGGGAAAACTACATTGTTAAAAGCACTTGCTGGGGTGCCAGACAAGGACATAAGA GTGAATGGAAGAATCAGTTATTGTGGTCATGAACTGTCAGAGTTCATCCCTCAAAGGACATGTGCTTATATTAGTCAGCATGACCTTCATCACGGCGAGATGACGGTTAGAGAGACGTTGGATTTTGCAGGACGTTGTTTAGGAGTCGGAACAAGATATGAGCTCCTTACTGAATTGTCAAGGCGCGAAAAGGAAGCAGGAGTCAAACCTGACCCTGACATAGACGCATTTATGAAAGCTACAGCTGTTGCAGGCCAAGAATCTAGTTTGGTCACAGACTACGTTCTTAAG ATACTTGGGATGGATATCTGTGCTGATACATTGTGCGGTGATGAAATGAGAAGGGGTATCTCTGGTGGACAGAAGAAGCGGCTCACAACAG GAGAAATGTTGGTTGGTCCTGCTAAAGTTTTCTTCATGGATGAAATATCAACTGGCCTCGACAGTTCTACGACATTTCAAATTGTGAAATACATGAGGCAGATGGTCCATGTCATGGATGTAACCATGATAATCTCTCTTCTTCAACCTGCGCCAGAAACCTATGATCTTTTCGATGACATTATATTGCTTTCTGAGGCAAAAATTGTCTACCAAGGTCCACGTGAGAATGTCCTGGAGTTTTTCGAGAGTGTTGGATTTAAATGCCCAGAGAGGAAAGGAGTTGCTGACTTTCTGCAAGAGGTTACTTCTTTAAAGGACCAAGAACAGTATTGGTTCAGAAAAAATGAACCTTACCAATATATCTCAGTGGCTGAATTTGCGGAACGCTTTAGTAATTTTCATGTTGGGCGACAGCTTTCTGATGACCTTGGAGTTCCTTATGACAAGAGCAAAGTCCATCCTGCTGCACTGGTCACTGAGAAGTACGGTATCTCCAACATGGAACTCCTCAAGGCATGCTTATCGAGGGAATGGCTATTGATGAAGCGGAATTCCTTCTTATACATATTCAAGACATTCCAGATTACTGTGATGTCAATAATTGCCTTCACAGTATTCTTTAGGACACAGATGAAAGTTGGTCAGATCACGGATGGAGgcaaattttatggggccttgtTTTTCAGCCTCATCAATGTGATGTTTAATGGTACAGCGGAGCTTGCACTTACCGTTTTCAGACTTCCTGTGTTCTTTAAACAGAGAGATTCTTTGTTTTATCCAGCTTGGGCTTTCGCTCTTCCCATTTGGCTTTTAAAAATTCCCCTTTCTTTCATGGAATCACTGATATGGATAGTACTTACTTATTACACCATCGGGTTTGCTCCTGCTGCAAGTAG GTTTTTTCGCCAATTCTTGGTATTTTTTGCTTTGCATCAGTCGGCTCTGTCTCTCTTCCGTTTTATTGCTGCACTTGGAAGGACTCTAGTAGTTTCTAGCACATTTGCAACTTTCACGATACTCATAGTTTTTGTGCTTGGTGGTTTCATTGTTGCAAAAG ATGACCTGGAACCATGGATGAAATGGGGCTACTACATATCTCCTATGACATATGGACAGAATGCGTTAGCTATCAATGAGTTTCTGGACGAAAGATGGAGTACT CCCAACAATGACCCGAGATTTTCCGAGCCAACAGTTGGCAAGGTTCTTCTCAAGGCAAGAAGCATGTATACAGAAGACCATGTTTTTTGGCTCTGTGTTGTTGTCCTATTTGCGTTCTCGTTTTTGTTCAACTTTTTCTTTATCTTGGCACTGACATACCTAAACC CATTTGGAGACTCCAGATCGGTTATTTCCGAGGATGACAAAAGTAAGAAATATAAGCGAACAGGGTGTAGTTCAGCATCTTCAGCTCCAATGACTGAAG GTATAGTTATGGACGTCAGGAACACTAATGGCTTAAGTATTGAAGAAGCCAAGAAAAGAGGAATGGTGCTTCCTTTCCAGCCCCTGTCCCTTGCATTTAATCATATCAATTATTATGTTGATATGCCAGCT GAAATGAAAGCCCAGGGAGTTAAGGAGATTCGTCTTCAATTATTACGAGATGTCAGTGGTGCTTTTAGGCCCGGAGTTCTTACGGCCTTAGTTGGTGTAAGTGGTGCTGGAAAGACCACGTTAATGGATGTTTTAGCTGGAAGGAAAACTGGTGGATACATTGAAGGAAGCATCAACATTTCTGGTTATCCAAAGAATCAATCAACTTTTGCTCGCATAAGTGGTTATTGTGAACAGAATGACATTCATTCTCCACACGTTACTGTTTATGAGTCGCTGCTATACTCAGCATGGTTGCGTCTCTCTCCAGATGTAAAAGAATATACACGGAAG AATTTTGTTGAGGAAGTAATGGAGCTAGTCGAGTTGAATCCGCTAAGGGACTCCCTAGTTGGTCTTCCGGGGGTAGATGGTCTCTCAACTGAACAGAGAAAGAGGCTGACCATAGCCGTAGAGCTGGTAGCAAATCCATCTATTATTTTCATGGATGAGCCGACATCAGGACTTGATGCTAGAGCTGCAGCAATTGTGATGCGAACTGTGAGAAACACTGTGGATACAGGGAGAACTGTTGTCTGCACTATCCACCAGCCAAGCATAGATATTTTCGAAGCATTTGATGAG CTGTTATTGATGAAAAGAGGAGGACAAGTCATATATGCAGGGCCTCTTGGTCATCATTCTCACCTACTGATCGCGTATTTTCAA TCTGTTCCAGGGGTTCCTGGAGTCAAAGAGGGATACAATCCTGCTACTTGGATGCTGGACATCTCGGCTCCGGCTGTTGAAGCTCAACTTCAAGTAGACTTTGCCGACATTTATGCCAACTCTGAACTGTATAG GAGGAATCAAGAACTTATCAAAGAACTAAGCATTCCTGCACCAGGATCCCAAGATCTTCACTTCCCCACAGAATATGCCCAACCGTTTCTTGAACAGTGCAAGGCTTGCTTTTGGAAACAACACTTGTCCTACTGGAGGCATCCACAGtataatgccattcggtttgctATGACAGCAATGGTAGGAGTAATATTTGGAATCATTTTTTGGAATAAGGGGGACAAAGT GTCCAAACTACAAGATCTGTTAAATCTGGTTGGAGCTATGTATGCTGCTGTTATGTTCCTTGGTGGAACTAATACTTCAGCCGTGCAGTCTATTGTCGCTGTAGAAAGAACAGTCTTTTATCGAGAAAAAGCAGCAGGAATGTATTCTGCACTCCCTTATGCATTTGCTCAG GTGGCCATAGAGACTATCTATATCGCGATTCAAACTTTAATTTACAGCCTTATTCTGTATGCAATGATTGGATTCCACTGGACGGCTGGAAAGTtctttttgttctatttttttgtttttatgtgTTTCGTCTACTTCACAATGTATGGAATGATGCTTGTTGCACTCACTCCAAACTACCACATTGCTGCTATCGTAATGTCTTTCTTCCTCAGCTTTTGGAACTTGTTCTCCGGTTTCCTCATTCCAAGAACG CAAATTCCGATATGGTGGAGGTGGTATTACTGGGCTTCTCCGGTGGCATGGACAATATATGGCCTCGTAACGTCTCAAGTAGGCGACAAGAATAACCTCGTTGAGATACCAGGCGGTGGCGAGGTACCATTAAAGTTGTATCTGAAGGAAAACTTTGGTTTTGAGTATGACTTCCTGGGAGTTGTTGCTGCAATGCATGTTGTTTGGGCAGTTTTCTTCTGCTTTGTTTTTGCTTATGCCATCAAGTTCCTGAATTTCCAAAGGAGATAA